The following is a genomic window from Bacteroidota bacterium.
ATCAGGGAATCATGCCACCAAATATACAGGTAGTGGAGATGAGTTGAGTAGTGATAGTCGTCCGTTTCAGTTTGGTGATTCGTTGGAGCAAATATCCATGCTCGAGTCCATGAAAAATGCCCAAGTGAACAATGGTATCGCCAATTTTCAAATCACAGAAAATGATTTGGAAGTAAAAGAGAAAGAGCATAAAACACAAACTTCTACTGTGCTGATGATTGACATTTCGCACTCGATGATATTATATGGTGAGGATAGAATTACGCCTGCAAAAAATGTAGCAATGGCATTGGCAGAACTTATCAAACGCAAATATCCAAAAGATACTTTAGATATTATAGTTTTTGGTGATGATGCTTGGCAAATTGAAATAAAAGAATTGCCTTACTTGCAAGTAGGTCCTTATCATACCAATACGGTAGCGGGTTTGGAGCTTGCAATGGATTTATTACGCAGAAGAAAAAATGCGAACAAACAAATTTTTATGATAACAGATGGAAAACCTACTTGCTTAAAAGAATATGGGAACTATTATAAGAATAGTTTTGGATTGGATAAAAAAATATTGAACAAATGTTTTACCCTCGCACAAAGTTGTAGACGATTAAAAATACCGATTACCACTTTTATGGTAGCCAGCGATCCATACCTGCAAGAATTTGTACACGATTTCACACAAGCCAATAATGGCAAGGCTTTCTACACCTCACTACAAGGATTGGGTGAATTTATTTTTGAAGATTTTGAACGGAATAAGAAGAAGAGAATATAGTAAACAGTGGGCAATAAGCCTCGGCGGGCAGTGCTCCGCCTTGGCGGACGGCGTCAGCTACTGACTACTGCCCGCCGCGGTGGGCTGACTACTGCCCGCCGCGGTGGGCTGACCACTGACCACTGACCGCTACGGCGGGCTAACTACTAACTACTAAAAAAAAACTAATGACTATAAATATTAAAACACTCGGTGAGTTAAAAAAATTAGGTTATATAAGCAAAACTATTAAAGATGAATTGCGGAATAATTTGATTACGAAAATCAAAAACAAGGAAAATGTTTTTAAAGGTATTATAGGCTTTGAAGACTCGGTAATCCCAGAAATAGAACGTGCCATCCTTTCACGCCACAATATGAATTTACTGGGCCTCCGTGGACAAGCAAAGACCAGAATTGCCCGGCAAATTACAGAATTGTTGGATGAATATACACCTATTATAGATGGTAGTGAATTGAATGATGATCCACTGAATCCTATATCAAATTTTGCTAAACAATTGATTATAGAAAAAGGTGCTAAAACTCCAATTTCTTGGTTACATCGTAGCGAAAGATATATAGAAAAATTAGCAACCCCCGATGTATCCATTGCCGATTTAATTGGTGATGTAGACCCTATCAAAGCTGCAAATCTCAGACTTAGTTATGCTGATGAACGTGTGATACATTATGGCATTATACCTCGAAGTAATCGTTGTATATTTGTTATAAACGAATTGCCCGATTTGCAAGCTCGTATACAAGTTGCACTATTTAATATATTACAAGAAGGGGATATACAAATTCGTGGATTCAAGTTAAGAATTCCTTTGGATATAGAATTTATTTTTACCGCAAACCCCGAAGACTATACAAACAGAGGCAGTATCGTTACACCTTTGAAGGATAGGATTGGTAGTCAGATTCTCACACATTACCCAAAAAGTATAGAATTATCAAAACAAATTACTGCTCAAGAAGCAAAATTATCTGAGCATCAAAAACAAAATATTATAGTTGGAGATTTAATTGCAACTATTATAGAACGTATTGCTTTTGAAGCCAGAGAAAGTGAATTTGTGGATACGAAAAGCGGAGTCTCTGCAAGATTAACTATATCCGCCTTTGAAAATTTAGTGAGCACGGCCGAACGCAGAATGCTACTGAACGGAGAAGAAAAAACTCATGCAAGAATTAGTGATTTGATTGGTGTTATTCCTGCGGTTAATGGAAAAATAGAATTGGTATATGAAGGTGAGCAAGAAGGTGCGGGTATTGTAGCTCAGAACTTATTGGGCAAAGCAATTCGCAATGAATTTATACAATTATTTCCTGACCCAAGTAAATTAAAAAAGAAGAATATAGCGACTCCCTATGATAATATTATAAACTGGTTTGGCGAAGGGAATGTATATGATATATTATTATTGGAAAATGATAAAGCATATAAGAAAGGATTGGAAAATGTTCCTGGTCTTAGTGATTTTGTAGAAACTTATATTCCTAAACTTAGTAAAAATGAAAAGCTATTAATGATGGAGTTTGTTTTATTTGCTATGGCAGAACATTCGCTTATCGGGAAGAATAGTTTGCTACGTGGTGTTCAGTTCAAAGATAT
Proteins encoded in this region:
- a CDS encoding VWA domain-containing protein, which encodes MLGFRFSDYKQPNQTPFDRLFDIFKQLLTYTSGDFNDAISWLTELDKEYKLTEPDYGIGNFIQDLKDKGYIKDDEPGSGEFVITPKTEQAIRQQALEKIFGKLKKGKSGNHATKYTGSGDELSSDSRPFQFGDSLEQISMLESMKNAQVNNGIANFQITENDLEVKEKEHKTQTSTVLMIDISHSMILYGEDRITPAKNVAMALAELIKRKYPKDTLDIIVFGDDAWQIEIKELPYLQVGPYHTNTVAGLELAMDLLRRRKNANKQIFMITDGKPTCLKEYGNYYKNSFGLDKKILNKCFTLAQSCRRLKIPITTFMVASDPYLQEFVHDFTQANNGKAFYTSLQGLGEFIFEDFERNKKKRI
- a CDS encoding magnesium chelatase, producing the protein MTINIKTLGELKKLGYISKTIKDELRNNLITKIKNKENVFKGIIGFEDSVIPEIERAILSRHNMNLLGLRGQAKTRIARQITELLDEYTPIIDGSELNDDPLNPISNFAKQLIIEKGAKTPISWLHRSERYIEKLATPDVSIADLIGDVDPIKAANLRLSYADERVIHYGIIPRSNRCIFVINELPDLQARIQVALFNILQEGDIQIRGFKLRIPLDIEFIFTANPEDYTNRGSIVTPLKDRIGSQILTHYPKSIELSKQITAQEAKLSEHQKQNIIVGDLIATIIERIAFEARESEFVDTKSGVSARLTISAFENLVSTAERRMLLNGEEKTHARISDLIGVIPAVNGKIELVYEGEQEGAGIVAQNLLGKAIRNEFIQLFPDPSKLKKKNIATPYDNIINWFGEGNVYDILLLENDKAYKKGLENVPGLSDFVETYIPKLSKNEKLLMMEFVLFAMAEHSLIGKNSLLRGVQFKDILGSMFSEKNLFRDL